TCGACGATCGCGAAACTGGCGCCCACGATTTCGGCTCGCATCGGATCGACGGATGTCGTTTCGAGATCCATGGAAAGCAGGGGGCGCTCGCGCCGCCACTTATCCACAAGTTGCGATAGTGTCGCTCGATCCTGAATCAAGCGGTAGTTCCGCACCGACAGCGGTGCCTGCGCTCCGGCCGGAGCCGCCGCACCCGCCATCTTGCGGATGCGCTCGAGCAGCGAGTAGAGTTCGAGTTCGTTCAACAGCCGCTCGAGTTCCGCATTCAGGATCGGCTTGAGATCGCACTGGTCATGCCCGAAATCGACCGGCGCGTGCGTATCGATGGTGACGAGTTCCTTGCTCATGAGCACCTGTTCGCGGTCCCGGAGGAGCGCGTCCCGCGCTTTGCCCGGCTTCATTTCCGCGGCGGCGTCGAGCACAGCCTCCACGGAACCATGATCCAGCACCAGCTTGACCGCTGTTTTCGGTCCAATTCCGGCCGCTCCGGGCACGTTATCGGACGTGTCTCCCATCAGCGCGAGCACGTCAATCACTCGTTCCGGCGGGACGCCGAAGTGGGCTTCGACCTCCTTTGGCCCCATCACGAGCGTCTCTTCCTTGCTCGGATTATAGAGAAAGACGTGCTCACTCACCAGTTGCTGGTAATCCTTGTCTCCGGTCACCATGAAGACATCATAGCCCTCGGCTTCCGCCTGCCTGGCCATGGTGCCGATCACATCGTCGGCCTCCCAACCCGGTCGAGCCAGAATCGGAATTCCGGTGGCCTTCAAGACCTGATCGAGTCGGCCCAGTTGATCCACCAACTCCTCGGGCATCTTCTGTCGCGTGGCTTTGTACTCGGTATAGGCTTTGTGGCGAAAAGTCGGTTCAGCGGTATCGAAGACAATCGCCAGATGCGTCGGCCGCTCTTTCTCGATCAAGCTAACCAGCGTATTCAGGAAGCCGAAAATGGCGGACGTGATCTCGCCCCGGCTGGTCTTGAGCGGGTTGCGCAGGAAGGCGAAGTGCGCGCGATACATCTGCGCCGAGCCGTCGATCAGGAAGATTCGCTTGTCCATAGGTCGAGTCCGTGGTCGTTCAATTCTGCGCCCCGGGCAGGGTCAAGTTCACGCCGAGCGGGGTCTTCAGACCCCGCCGGAAACCGCTTTCGCAATTCAACGTCTCCATCAGTGCAATCTAACTAATCGCTGCAAATAGGCAAGCCGTGCGGTTCGTGGATCCCTCTTCGGTGGACCGTCCCGCTTGACTTTCTCCCAGATTCTGCTTCTTTGTAGAGGTGTCTTTCTAACCATTTGTTCAAGTGAAAACCATTCCCATGTCTGCCGACCCGAAACCACAGCAAATCAATATTCAGTTAGACGAGAAGATCGCCGAGGGGATCTACTCCAACCTCGCTTTGATCTCCCACAGCCCGGCTGAGTTCTTTATCGACTTCGCCCGCATGGTACCCGGCGCGCCCAAGGCCACTGTCCAGTCGCGGATTATCATGACTCCGTCGCACATGAAGTTCCTAATGAATGCGATCAAGGAGAATATCGAGCGATACGAGAAGCAGTTTGGCGAGATTAAGCTGCACGGTCAGCCGCAGCCCGGCGGCGGCGGCTTCGGCTTCAAACCCGGCGGCGAAGGCCAGTAGGCCGCGCGCGGCCGGAATCTGCCTCGAGTCCCCCTCCGTTCGCGGGGGGGTCAGGGGGGCTCGGAGCC
The candidate division KSB1 bacterium DNA segment above includes these coding regions:
- a CDS encoding DUF3467 domain-containing protein, producing the protein MSADPKPQQINIQLDEKIAEGIYSNLALISHSPAEFFIDFARMVPGAPKATVQSRIIMTPSHMKFLMNAIKENIERYEKQFGEIKLHGQPQPGGGGFGFKPGGEGQ